Within Pseudomonadota bacterium, the genomic segment CGCTGGTGCCGCCGCATCCTGCCGAACGGTCAGGCCCGCGCGCTGGTCGTCAATTCCGGCAACGCCAATGTCTATACCGGCAAACCAGGCGATGACGCGGTGAAGGCGACAGCAACGGCCATGGCGAAGCTCTTGGGCACCACGGCCAACCGCGTCCACGTCGCCTCGACCGGCGTCATCGGGGAACCGCTGCCCGTCGAAAATGTCATCGCCACCCTGCCTAAACTGGCGAAGAAACTCGATCCCAGGGCGTGGAAGCCGGCGGCCGAAGCGATCATGACGACCGACACCTATCCCAAGGGGGCGACACGTCAGGTCGAGATCGACGGTAAGACGGTGACGATCACCGGAATCGCCAAGGGCTCCGGCATGATCGCACCGGACATGGCGACCATGCTGGCCTATGTCTTCACCGATGCCACGGTCACCGCGGAGATCCTGCAGTCCCTGCTGCAGTCCGCAGCCGACAAGTCGTTCAACTGCATTACCGTCGACAGCGACACATCGACCAGCGACACCCTGGAGATGTTCGCGACCGGCAGGGCCGGCCACACACCGATCGATAACCTGCGCGACCGGCGGTTGAAGCCGTTTCGCGCCGCCCTCGACGACCTCTGCCTGGACTTGTCGCACCAGGTCGTGCGCGACGGCGAGGGCGCCCAGAAGTTCATCGAGATCAAGGTGGAAGGCGCGCGTTCGGCATTGTCGGCACGGCGCATTGGTCTTGCCATCGCCAACTCGCCCCTGGTCAAGACGGCGATCGCCGGCGGCGACGCCAACTGGGGTCGGATTGTCATGGCGGTCGGCAAGTCAGGGGAAGATATCGCGGAGACCAGCCTGACCATTCATGTCGGCGGTCATCCGGTCGCCATCAACGGCGCGCCGCCCGCCGACTACGACGAAGCGCCGGTCGCCCGTCACATGGCCGGACGTTCGATCGCGATGTCCGTCGATGTCGGCATTGGGCGCGGCCAGGCGACGGTGTGGACCTGTGATCTGACTCACGGCTATATCGAGATCAACGCCGACTACCGGAGTTGACGTTAGCCGTGCGCGACGGCGCCGATTGAAAAGCTAGCCGGTCTTTTTGACGCAGTAGTTTACGGCGTCCATGAAGGTCTGGTTCGTCGTCAAAACGTCCGACTCGTCGGCGCCGGCGGCCAGGCGCTCAGAGATCTCCTCTGAGACCTGAAGATACTCCTTGAGCTGCATGTTCTTTTCGATCTCTGTCACAAAGCAGCGGCAGTACTGCTTCATCCATTTCGAATTGTCGTCGGCGATGCAGCTGTTGTAGTCCATCTGGAGGTATTCCGGCGGGATCGGTTCCGCCTTCGCGTCAAACGCCAGGAAACCCGATACGACAACGAGAAGACCGGTCATAGCGAACCCGGCGGTGTGCCGCCCATATGCCCGTAGCGTTGCGCTTGTCGCCATAAACATCGCTGTCCCCGTTTCTGCCCGTGGGCTGATCGTCCCAAGTGTGTTGCGCCATCAAACAATGTGCAATGCGAATCGTCACACCTGGCGCTTGCCTCCCTGGCGCGGGACTTTGCGCCGTTGCGGCCATGCTCTAGCATGCCGGCGGCTTTGATCACGCAGGAGGTTACCCATGTCGAGCTTTGCCATTGCTGGCGTTCAGATGGCTGTCAGCAATCACGACAACACCGACGCCTTGGAAACCCATGTCCGCCGTGCGCTGGCATCGTTTCCGTGGGTCCAGATGGTGGTCGTCGGCGAAGCCGCGCCGGTGGGTTTTCGTCAGGACTTGGCCGTCGAGCTGCCGGGACCGATGGAGAACCGCTTCGCCGCCCTGGCGCATGAGCTCGGCATCTGGCTAATTCCAGGCTCCTTCATGGAACGCCGCGGTGCGCTCGTTCACAACACCGCACCGGTGATCAACCCGGTGGGTGACGTGGTGACGCGCTACCGCAAGATCTTCCCGTTCTATCCGTACGAAGCCGGCGTAAGCCCGGGCAGCGAAGTCTGCGTCTTCGATGTGCCGGGGGTCGGGCGCTTTGGTCTTTCGATCTGTTACGACAAGTGGTTTCCCGAGACGACGCGACAGATGTGTTGGCAAGGGGCGGAGGTCATCCTGCAGCCGACCGCGACCGGCACCGTCGACCGCGATGTCGAACTGGCCATCGCGCGCGCCAACGCGGCGATCAACCAGTGCTACTTCGTCGATATCAACGGCGCCAAGGGTCCGCTGGGAACCGGCCGATCGGTCGTGGTCGCGCCGGAAGGCGAGATCGTGCACGAGGCCGGCGAGACCGAGGAGACCCTGCCCGTGATCCTGGATCTCGAACGGGTGCGCCGTGTGCGACGCGTCGGTTTCCACGGGCTGGGCCAGGTCATGAAAAGTTTCCGCGACAACCCGGTCGTGCTGCCGGCCTATCAGGCCGGCCGCCCGGTGCCAGCCGAGATGGCGGCCCTGGGCGAACTACGCATGCCCCAGCAGCGCGACATGGCGGCCGGACGCATGGTCGACGACGTCGTCGACTTCGCGGTCCCCGATACCCGCACCGGCGCTACCGGTGACTAGCTTGCCGGGGCGCTGAGGAACGCCCACCCATGAAACGGCCCCTCATGACCGCGCTGAAGACCAGGCGGCTCAACCTGGTGCCGTTCACGACGGCGCATGCCGCTGACGTACAGCGTTACAGCGGATTTTGGGAAGTCGCGCGTTACACGGCAGGCATTCCACATCCTTATCCTCCGGGCGGCGCTGATGCCTTCGCCCGCGACGTCGAGTTTGACCGCCGCAATGGCCAGGGCGGCCTGGTCTTCGCGATCATGCGTATGCGCGAGACAT encodes:
- a CDS encoding carbon-nitrogen hydrolase family protein, coding for MSSFAIAGVQMAVSNHDNTDALETHVRRALASFPWVQMVVVGEAAPVGFRQDLAVELPGPMENRFAALAHELGIWLIPGSFMERRGALVHNTAPVINPVGDVVTRYRKIFPFYPYEAGVSPGSEVCVFDVPGVGRFGLSICYDKWFPETTRQMCWQGAEVILQPTATGTVDRDVELAIARANAAINQCYFVDINGAKGPLGTGRSVVVAPEGEIVHEAGETEETLPVILDLERVRRVRRVGFHGLGQVMKSFRDNPVVLPAYQAGRPVPAEMAALGELRMPQQRDMAAGRMVDDVVDFAVPDTRTGATGD
- the argJ gene encoding bifunctional glutamate N-acetyltransferase/amino-acid acetyltransferase ArgJ, producing MAKHPKVALSPLAPARFPDLLPVQGVSLASGHCGIRGTGTSLDLMLAVFDKGTSVAGVYTRSSTAGAPVRWCRRILPNGQARALVVNSGNANVYTGKPGDDAVKATATAMAKLLGTTANRVHVASTGVIGEPLPVENVIATLPKLAKKLDPRAWKPAAEAIMTTDTYPKGATRQVEIDGKTVTITGIAKGSGMIAPDMATMLAYVFTDATVTAEILQSLLQSAADKSFNCITVDSDTSTSDTLEMFATGRAGHTPIDNLRDRRLKPFRAALDDLCLDLSHQVVRDGEGAQKFIEIKVEGARSALSARRIGLAIANSPLVKTAIAGGDANWGRIVMAVGKSGEDIAETSLTIHVGGHPVAINGAPPADYDEAPVARHMAGRSIAMSVDVGIGRGQATVWTCDLTHGYIEINADYRS